Proteins from one Coffea arabica cultivar ET-39 chromosome 8c, Coffea Arabica ET-39 HiFi, whole genome shotgun sequence genomic window:
- the LOC113705536 gene encoding arabinosyltransferase XEG113-like isoform X5, with protein sequence MANYKPVFLTIYAAVVVGVVVSSFYVFSAVYSSSSSSSSSSSSSLWFSPAQNQVSNCSHLTVVNVSLGSASQTQSKSMMPIWEVPPSGSKMPPLKTFKLTKELVQQRVKDNVVVVTFGNYAFMDFILTWVKHLTDLGVDNLLVELNCDAGAMDTKMVEALYWKGVPVFDMGGHMSTIDVGWGSKAFHKMGRQKVILIDAILPMGFEILMCDTDVVWLKNPLPYLARFPEADILTSTDQVVPTVVDDSLDNWQQVGAAYNIGIFHWRPSNSAKQLAREWKELLLADANLWDQNGFNDLVRRQLGPSVDEESGLAYAYDGNLKLGLLPASIFCSGHTYFVQAMYQQLRLEPYAVHTTFQYAGTEGKRHRLREAMVFYDPPDYYDASESYAGGFLTFNPSIPKSLLLDGEHNLESHFDLVNYQIKQIRTALAVTSLLNRTLVKTMLNELPEDEFGPPIRIREYSLFANPSMPKKVKESWLDVNFCQEGSRGCEVSNSTSQAGVLKFPKRSSEETYKTVFSSFKDVKVIQFSSMQDAFTGFADKSREDKFRKRVKAYTGLWCCVENHTPGHILYDIYWDEKPNWKPKPPQTPEEDHHLL encoded by the exons ATGGCTAACTACAAGCCAGTTTTTCTGACCATCTATGCCGCTGTGGTGGTGGGAGTAGTGGTGTcttctttttatgttttctCGGCAGTTTACAGCTCCTCATCTTCGtcttcctcctcttcttcttcctccctctGGTTCAGTCCAG CCCAAAACCAGGTATCAAATTGTTCTCATCTAACTGTTGTGAATGTGTCTCTGGGTTCCGCCTCCCAGACACAGAGCAAATCAATGATGCCTATTTGGGAGGTCCCCCCTTCTGGTTCTAAGATGCCACCTCTTAAAACCTTTAAATTGACAAAGGAACTGGTTCAGCAAAGGGTGAAGGATAATGTTGTAGTAGTCACCTTTGGTAACTATGCTTTCATGGATTTCATACTCACATGGGTAAAGCACTTGACAGATTTAGGAGTGGATAACCTTCTTGTTG AACTCAATTGTGATGCAGGTGCCATGGACACAAAAATGGTTGAAGCTCTTTACTGGAAAGGTGTACCAGTGTTTGATATGGGTGGCCATATGAGCACAATAGATGTTGGATGGGGTTCAAAAGCATTTCACAAGATGGGAAGGCAGAAGGTTATTCTGATTGATGCCATTCTTCCTATGGGTTTTGAAATACTAATGTGCGATACAGATGTGGTCTGGTTGAAG AATCCGCTGCCATATCTAGCACGTTTCCCTGAAGCTGATATCTTGACCTCAACTGATCAAGTTGTACCAACAGTTGTTGATGATAGTTTGGACAACTGGCAACAAG TTGGTGCTGCATATAATATTGGTATATTTCACTGGCGGCCATCCAATTCTGCAAAACAATTGGCAAGAGAGTGGAAAGAATTGCTTCTAGCTGATGCTAATCTATGGGATCAGAATGGTTTCAATGATCTTGTCCGGAGGCAGCTAGGTCCATCTGTTGATGAAGAAAGTGGACTGGCCTATGCTTATGATGGAAACCTCAAGCTAGGTCTTCTCCCTGCAAGTATTTTTTGCAGTGGCCACACTTACTTTGTTCAG GCAATGTATCAACAACTCAGACTGGAGCCTTACGCTGTACATACCACATTTCAATATGCTGGAACTGAGGGAAAGCGTCACAGGCTACGAGAAGCAATGGTTTTCTATGATCCACCAGATTACTATGACGCGTCAG AATCCTACGCAGGAGGGTTCTTGACATTCAATCCTTCTATACCCAAGAGCTTGTTACTAGATGGAGAACATAATCTTGAATCACACTTTGATCTTGTAAATTACCAA ATCAAACAAATAAGGACTGCACTTGCTGTTACTTCATTGCTGAATCGTACATTG GTTAAGACAATGTTGAACGAATTGCCAGAGGACGAATTTGGACCACCGATCAGAATTAGGGAGTATTCTTTATTTGCGAATCCATCCATGCCCAAGAAG GTGAAGGAATCATGGCTTGATGTAAATTTTTGTCAAGAGGGGTCACGAGGTTGTGAAGTTTCAAACAGCACAAGTCAAGCGGGAGTTCTCAAATTTCCGAAGCGTAGTTCTGAAGAAACG TACAAGACTGTATTCTCATCGTTCAAAGATGTTAAAGTCATCCAGTTCTCATCCATGCAAGATGCCTTCACAGGCTTCGCTGATAAG TCAAGGGAGGACAAATTCAGGAAGCGTGTGAAGGCATATACAGGTCTTTGGTGTTGTGTGGAAAATCATACTCCAGGTCACATATTATATGACATCTATTGGGATGAAAAACCCAATTGGAAACCTAAACCACCTCAAACTCCAGAAGAAGATCACCACCTGCTTTAA
- the LOC113705536 gene encoding arabinosyltransferase XEG113-like isoform X4 translates to MANYKPVFLTIYAAVVVGVVVSSFYVFSAVYSSSSSSSSSSSSSLWFSPAQNQVSNCSHLTVVNVSLGSASQTQSKSMMPIWEVPPSGSKMPPLKTFKLTKELVQQRVKDNVVVVTFGNYAFMDFILTWVKHLTDLGVDNLLVGAMDTKMVEALYWKGVPVFDMGGHMSTIDVGWGSKAFHKMGRQKVILIDAILPMGFEILMCDTDVVWLKNPLPYLARFPEADILTSTDQVVPTVVDDSLDNWQQVGAAYNIGIFHWRPSNSAKQLAREWKELLLADANLWDQNGFNDLVRRQLGPSVDEESGLAYAYDGNLKLGLLPASIFCSGHTYFVQAMYQQLRLEPYAVHTTFQYAGTEGKRHRLREAMVFYDPPDYYDASGGFLTFNPSIPKSLLLDGEHNLESHFDLVNYQIKQIRTALAVTSLLNRTLVMPPLWCRLDRLWFGHPGILPGSMTKQPFICPLDHVFEVKTMLNELPEDEFGPPIRIREYSLFANPSMPKKVKESWLDVNFCQEGSRGCEVSNSTSQAGVLKFPKRSSEETYKTVFSSFKDVKVIQFSSMQDAFTGFADKSREDKFRKRVKAYTGLWCCVENHTPGHILYDIYWDEKPNWKPKPPQTPEEDHHLL, encoded by the exons ATGGCTAACTACAAGCCAGTTTTTCTGACCATCTATGCCGCTGTGGTGGTGGGAGTAGTGGTGTcttctttttatgttttctCGGCAGTTTACAGCTCCTCATCTTCGtcttcctcctcttcttcttcctccctctGGTTCAGTCCAG CCCAAAACCAGGTATCAAATTGTTCTCATCTAACTGTTGTGAATGTGTCTCTGGGTTCCGCCTCCCAGACACAGAGCAAATCAATGATGCCTATTTGGGAGGTCCCCCCTTCTGGTTCTAAGATGCCACCTCTTAAAACCTTTAAATTGACAAAGGAACTGGTTCAGCAAAGGGTGAAGGATAATGTTGTAGTAGTCACCTTTGGTAACTATGCTTTCATGGATTTCATACTCACATGGGTAAAGCACTTGACAGATTTAGGAGTGGATAACCTTCTTGTTG GTGCCATGGACACAAAAATGGTTGAAGCTCTTTACTGGAAAGGTGTACCAGTGTTTGATATGGGTGGCCATATGAGCACAATAGATGTTGGATGGGGTTCAAAAGCATTTCACAAGATGGGAAGGCAGAAGGTTATTCTGATTGATGCCATTCTTCCTATGGGTTTTGAAATACTAATGTGCGATACAGATGTGGTCTGGTTGAAG AATCCGCTGCCATATCTAGCACGTTTCCCTGAAGCTGATATCTTGACCTCAACTGATCAAGTTGTACCAACAGTTGTTGATGATAGTTTGGACAACTGGCAACAAG TTGGTGCTGCATATAATATTGGTATATTTCACTGGCGGCCATCCAATTCTGCAAAACAATTGGCAAGAGAGTGGAAAGAATTGCTTCTAGCTGATGCTAATCTATGGGATCAGAATGGTTTCAATGATCTTGTCCGGAGGCAGCTAGGTCCATCTGTTGATGAAGAAAGTGGACTGGCCTATGCTTATGATGGAAACCTCAAGCTAGGTCTTCTCCCTGCAAGTATTTTTTGCAGTGGCCACACTTACTTTGTTCAG GCAATGTATCAACAACTCAGACTGGAGCCTTACGCTGTACATACCACATTTCAATATGCTGGAACTGAGGGAAAGCGTCACAGGCTACGAGAAGCAATGGTTTTCTATGATCCACCAGATTACTATGACGCGTCAG GAGGGTTCTTGACATTCAATCCTTCTATACCCAAGAGCTTGTTACTAGATGGAGAACATAATCTTGAATCACACTTTGATCTTGTAAATTACCAA ATCAAACAAATAAGGACTGCACTTGCTGTTACTTCATTGCTGAATCGTACATTG GTAATGCCTCCGCTCTGGTGCAGGTTGGATAGGTTATGGTTTGGACATCCTGGAATTTTGCCAGGCAGTATGACGAAACAACCTTTTATCTGTCCTTTGGATCATGTGTTTGAG GTTAAGACAATGTTGAACGAATTGCCAGAGGACGAATTTGGACCACCGATCAGAATTAGGGAGTATTCTTTATTTGCGAATCCATCCATGCCCAAGAAG GTGAAGGAATCATGGCTTGATGTAAATTTTTGTCAAGAGGGGTCACGAGGTTGTGAAGTTTCAAACAGCACAAGTCAAGCGGGAGTTCTCAAATTTCCGAAGCGTAGTTCTGAAGAAACG TACAAGACTGTATTCTCATCGTTCAAAGATGTTAAAGTCATCCAGTTCTCATCCATGCAAGATGCCTTCACAGGCTTCGCTGATAAG TCAAGGGAGGACAAATTCAGGAAGCGTGTGAAGGCATATACAGGTCTTTGGTGTTGTGTGGAAAATCATACTCCAGGTCACATATTATATGACATCTATTGGGATGAAAAACCCAATTGGAAACCTAAACCACCTCAAACTCCAGAAGAAGATCACCACCTGCTTTAA
- the LOC113705536 gene encoding arabinosyltransferase XEG113-like isoform X2, whose product MANYKPVFLTIYAAVVVGVVVSSFYVFSAVYSSSSSSSSSSSSSLWFSPAQNQVSNCSHLTVVNVSLGSASQTQSKSMMPIWEVPPSGSKMPPLKTFKLTKELVQQRVKDNVVVVTFGNYAFMDFILTWVKHLTDLGVDNLLVELNCDAGAMDTKMVEALYWKGVPVFDMGGHMSTIDVGWGSKAFHKMGRQKVILIDAILPMGFEILMCDTDVVWLKNPLPYLARFPEADILTSTDQVVPTVVDDSLDNWQQVGAAYNIGIFHWRPSNSAKQLAREWKELLLADANLWDQNGFNDLVRRQLGPSVDEESGLAYAYDGNLKLGLLPASIFCSGHTYFVQAMYQQLRLEPYAVHTTFQYAGTEGKRHRLREAMVFYDPPDYYDASGGFLTFNPSIPKSLLLDGEHNLESHFDLVNYQIKQIRTALAVTSLLNRTLVMPPLWCRLDRLWFGHPGILPGSMTKQPFICPLDHVFEVKTMLNELPEDEFGPPIRIREYSLFANPSMPKKVKESWLDVNFCQEGSRGCEVSNSTSQAGVLKFPKRSSEETYKTVFSSFKDVKVIQFSSMQDAFTGFADKSREDKFRKRVKAYTGLWCCVENHTPGHILYDIYWDEKPNWKPKPPQTPEEDHHLL is encoded by the exons ATGGCTAACTACAAGCCAGTTTTTCTGACCATCTATGCCGCTGTGGTGGTGGGAGTAGTGGTGTcttctttttatgttttctCGGCAGTTTACAGCTCCTCATCTTCGtcttcctcctcttcttcttcctccctctGGTTCAGTCCAG CCCAAAACCAGGTATCAAATTGTTCTCATCTAACTGTTGTGAATGTGTCTCTGGGTTCCGCCTCCCAGACACAGAGCAAATCAATGATGCCTATTTGGGAGGTCCCCCCTTCTGGTTCTAAGATGCCACCTCTTAAAACCTTTAAATTGACAAAGGAACTGGTTCAGCAAAGGGTGAAGGATAATGTTGTAGTAGTCACCTTTGGTAACTATGCTTTCATGGATTTCATACTCACATGGGTAAAGCACTTGACAGATTTAGGAGTGGATAACCTTCTTGTTG AACTCAATTGTGATGCAGGTGCCATGGACACAAAAATGGTTGAAGCTCTTTACTGGAAAGGTGTACCAGTGTTTGATATGGGTGGCCATATGAGCACAATAGATGTTGGATGGGGTTCAAAAGCATTTCACAAGATGGGAAGGCAGAAGGTTATTCTGATTGATGCCATTCTTCCTATGGGTTTTGAAATACTAATGTGCGATACAGATGTGGTCTGGTTGAAG AATCCGCTGCCATATCTAGCACGTTTCCCTGAAGCTGATATCTTGACCTCAACTGATCAAGTTGTACCAACAGTTGTTGATGATAGTTTGGACAACTGGCAACAAG TTGGTGCTGCATATAATATTGGTATATTTCACTGGCGGCCATCCAATTCTGCAAAACAATTGGCAAGAGAGTGGAAAGAATTGCTTCTAGCTGATGCTAATCTATGGGATCAGAATGGTTTCAATGATCTTGTCCGGAGGCAGCTAGGTCCATCTGTTGATGAAGAAAGTGGACTGGCCTATGCTTATGATGGAAACCTCAAGCTAGGTCTTCTCCCTGCAAGTATTTTTTGCAGTGGCCACACTTACTTTGTTCAG GCAATGTATCAACAACTCAGACTGGAGCCTTACGCTGTACATACCACATTTCAATATGCTGGAACTGAGGGAAAGCGTCACAGGCTACGAGAAGCAATGGTTTTCTATGATCCACCAGATTACTATGACGCGTCAG GAGGGTTCTTGACATTCAATCCTTCTATACCCAAGAGCTTGTTACTAGATGGAGAACATAATCTTGAATCACACTTTGATCTTGTAAATTACCAA ATCAAACAAATAAGGACTGCACTTGCTGTTACTTCATTGCTGAATCGTACATTG GTAATGCCTCCGCTCTGGTGCAGGTTGGATAGGTTATGGTTTGGACATCCTGGAATTTTGCCAGGCAGTATGACGAAACAACCTTTTATCTGTCCTTTGGATCATGTGTTTGAG GTTAAGACAATGTTGAACGAATTGCCAGAGGACGAATTTGGACCACCGATCAGAATTAGGGAGTATTCTTTATTTGCGAATCCATCCATGCCCAAGAAG GTGAAGGAATCATGGCTTGATGTAAATTTTTGTCAAGAGGGGTCACGAGGTTGTGAAGTTTCAAACAGCACAAGTCAAGCGGGAGTTCTCAAATTTCCGAAGCGTAGTTCTGAAGAAACG TACAAGACTGTATTCTCATCGTTCAAAGATGTTAAAGTCATCCAGTTCTCATCCATGCAAGATGCCTTCACAGGCTTCGCTGATAAG TCAAGGGAGGACAAATTCAGGAAGCGTGTGAAGGCATATACAGGTCTTTGGTGTTGTGTGGAAAATCATACTCCAGGTCACATATTATATGACATCTATTGGGATGAAAAACCCAATTGGAAACCTAAACCACCTCAAACTCCAGAAGAAGATCACCACCTGCTTTAA
- the LOC113705536 gene encoding arabinosyltransferase XEG113-like isoform X3 has protein sequence MANYKPVFLTIYAAVVVGVVVSSFYVFSAVYSSSSSSSSSSSSSLWFSPAQNQVSNCSHLTVVNVSLGSASQTQSKSMMPIWEVPPSGSKMPPLKTFKLTKELVQQRVKDNVVVVTFGNYAFMDFILTWVKHLTDLGVDNLLVGAMDTKMVEALYWKGVPVFDMGGHMSTIDVGWGSKAFHKMGRQKVILIDAILPMGFEILMCDTDVVWLKNPLPYLARFPEADILTSTDQVVPTVVDDSLDNWQQVGAAYNIGIFHWRPSNSAKQLAREWKELLLADANLWDQNGFNDLVRRQLGPSVDEESGLAYAYDGNLKLGLLPASIFCSGHTYFVQAMYQQLRLEPYAVHTTFQYAGTEGKRHRLREAMVFYDPPDYYDASESYAGGFLTFNPSIPKSLLLDGEHNLESHFDLVNYQIKQIRTALAVTSLLNRTLVMPPLWCRLDRLWFGHPGILPGSMTKQPFICPLDHVFEVKTMLNELPEDEFGPPIRIREYSLFANPSMPKKVKESWLDVNFCQEGSRGCEVSNSTSQAGVLKFPKRSSEETYKTVFSSFKDVKVIQFSSMQDAFTGFADKSREDKFRKRVKAYTGLWCCVENHTPGHILYDIYWDEKPNWKPKPPQTPEEDHHLL, from the exons ATGGCTAACTACAAGCCAGTTTTTCTGACCATCTATGCCGCTGTGGTGGTGGGAGTAGTGGTGTcttctttttatgttttctCGGCAGTTTACAGCTCCTCATCTTCGtcttcctcctcttcttcttcctccctctGGTTCAGTCCAG CCCAAAACCAGGTATCAAATTGTTCTCATCTAACTGTTGTGAATGTGTCTCTGGGTTCCGCCTCCCAGACACAGAGCAAATCAATGATGCCTATTTGGGAGGTCCCCCCTTCTGGTTCTAAGATGCCACCTCTTAAAACCTTTAAATTGACAAAGGAACTGGTTCAGCAAAGGGTGAAGGATAATGTTGTAGTAGTCACCTTTGGTAACTATGCTTTCATGGATTTCATACTCACATGGGTAAAGCACTTGACAGATTTAGGAGTGGATAACCTTCTTGTTG GTGCCATGGACACAAAAATGGTTGAAGCTCTTTACTGGAAAGGTGTACCAGTGTTTGATATGGGTGGCCATATGAGCACAATAGATGTTGGATGGGGTTCAAAAGCATTTCACAAGATGGGAAGGCAGAAGGTTATTCTGATTGATGCCATTCTTCCTATGGGTTTTGAAATACTAATGTGCGATACAGATGTGGTCTGGTTGAAG AATCCGCTGCCATATCTAGCACGTTTCCCTGAAGCTGATATCTTGACCTCAACTGATCAAGTTGTACCAACAGTTGTTGATGATAGTTTGGACAACTGGCAACAAG TTGGTGCTGCATATAATATTGGTATATTTCACTGGCGGCCATCCAATTCTGCAAAACAATTGGCAAGAGAGTGGAAAGAATTGCTTCTAGCTGATGCTAATCTATGGGATCAGAATGGTTTCAATGATCTTGTCCGGAGGCAGCTAGGTCCATCTGTTGATGAAGAAAGTGGACTGGCCTATGCTTATGATGGAAACCTCAAGCTAGGTCTTCTCCCTGCAAGTATTTTTTGCAGTGGCCACACTTACTTTGTTCAG GCAATGTATCAACAACTCAGACTGGAGCCTTACGCTGTACATACCACATTTCAATATGCTGGAACTGAGGGAAAGCGTCACAGGCTACGAGAAGCAATGGTTTTCTATGATCCACCAGATTACTATGACGCGTCAG AATCCTACGCAGGAGGGTTCTTGACATTCAATCCTTCTATACCCAAGAGCTTGTTACTAGATGGAGAACATAATCTTGAATCACACTTTGATCTTGTAAATTACCAA ATCAAACAAATAAGGACTGCACTTGCTGTTACTTCATTGCTGAATCGTACATTG GTAATGCCTCCGCTCTGGTGCAGGTTGGATAGGTTATGGTTTGGACATCCTGGAATTTTGCCAGGCAGTATGACGAAACAACCTTTTATCTGTCCTTTGGATCATGTGTTTGAG GTTAAGACAATGTTGAACGAATTGCCAGAGGACGAATTTGGACCACCGATCAGAATTAGGGAGTATTCTTTATTTGCGAATCCATCCATGCCCAAGAAG GTGAAGGAATCATGGCTTGATGTAAATTTTTGTCAAGAGGGGTCACGAGGTTGTGAAGTTTCAAACAGCACAAGTCAAGCGGGAGTTCTCAAATTTCCGAAGCGTAGTTCTGAAGAAACG TACAAGACTGTATTCTCATCGTTCAAAGATGTTAAAGTCATCCAGTTCTCATCCATGCAAGATGCCTTCACAGGCTTCGCTGATAAG TCAAGGGAGGACAAATTCAGGAAGCGTGTGAAGGCATATACAGGTCTTTGGTGTTGTGTGGAAAATCATACTCCAGGTCACATATTATATGACATCTATTGGGATGAAAAACCCAATTGGAAACCTAAACCACCTCAAACTCCAGAAGAAGATCACCACCTGCTTTAA
- the LOC113705536 gene encoding arabinosyltransferase XEG113-like isoform X1, translating to MANYKPVFLTIYAAVVVGVVVSSFYVFSAVYSSSSSSSSSSSSSLWFSPAQNQVSNCSHLTVVNVSLGSASQTQSKSMMPIWEVPPSGSKMPPLKTFKLTKELVQQRVKDNVVVVTFGNYAFMDFILTWVKHLTDLGVDNLLVELNCDAGAMDTKMVEALYWKGVPVFDMGGHMSTIDVGWGSKAFHKMGRQKVILIDAILPMGFEILMCDTDVVWLKNPLPYLARFPEADILTSTDQVVPTVVDDSLDNWQQVGAAYNIGIFHWRPSNSAKQLAREWKELLLADANLWDQNGFNDLVRRQLGPSVDEESGLAYAYDGNLKLGLLPASIFCSGHTYFVQAMYQQLRLEPYAVHTTFQYAGTEGKRHRLREAMVFYDPPDYYDASESYAGGFLTFNPSIPKSLLLDGEHNLESHFDLVNYQIKQIRTALAVTSLLNRTLVMPPLWCRLDRLWFGHPGILPGSMTKQPFICPLDHVFEVKTMLNELPEDEFGPPIRIREYSLFANPSMPKKVKESWLDVNFCQEGSRGCEVSNSTSQAGVLKFPKRSSEETYKTVFSSFKDVKVIQFSSMQDAFTGFADKSREDKFRKRVKAYTGLWCCVENHTPGHILYDIYWDEKPNWKPKPPQTPEEDHHLL from the exons ATGGCTAACTACAAGCCAGTTTTTCTGACCATCTATGCCGCTGTGGTGGTGGGAGTAGTGGTGTcttctttttatgttttctCGGCAGTTTACAGCTCCTCATCTTCGtcttcctcctcttcttcttcctccctctGGTTCAGTCCAG CCCAAAACCAGGTATCAAATTGTTCTCATCTAACTGTTGTGAATGTGTCTCTGGGTTCCGCCTCCCAGACACAGAGCAAATCAATGATGCCTATTTGGGAGGTCCCCCCTTCTGGTTCTAAGATGCCACCTCTTAAAACCTTTAAATTGACAAAGGAACTGGTTCAGCAAAGGGTGAAGGATAATGTTGTAGTAGTCACCTTTGGTAACTATGCTTTCATGGATTTCATACTCACATGGGTAAAGCACTTGACAGATTTAGGAGTGGATAACCTTCTTGTTG AACTCAATTGTGATGCAGGTGCCATGGACACAAAAATGGTTGAAGCTCTTTACTGGAAAGGTGTACCAGTGTTTGATATGGGTGGCCATATGAGCACAATAGATGTTGGATGGGGTTCAAAAGCATTTCACAAGATGGGAAGGCAGAAGGTTATTCTGATTGATGCCATTCTTCCTATGGGTTTTGAAATACTAATGTGCGATACAGATGTGGTCTGGTTGAAG AATCCGCTGCCATATCTAGCACGTTTCCCTGAAGCTGATATCTTGACCTCAACTGATCAAGTTGTACCAACAGTTGTTGATGATAGTTTGGACAACTGGCAACAAG TTGGTGCTGCATATAATATTGGTATATTTCACTGGCGGCCATCCAATTCTGCAAAACAATTGGCAAGAGAGTGGAAAGAATTGCTTCTAGCTGATGCTAATCTATGGGATCAGAATGGTTTCAATGATCTTGTCCGGAGGCAGCTAGGTCCATCTGTTGATGAAGAAAGTGGACTGGCCTATGCTTATGATGGAAACCTCAAGCTAGGTCTTCTCCCTGCAAGTATTTTTTGCAGTGGCCACACTTACTTTGTTCAG GCAATGTATCAACAACTCAGACTGGAGCCTTACGCTGTACATACCACATTTCAATATGCTGGAACTGAGGGAAAGCGTCACAGGCTACGAGAAGCAATGGTTTTCTATGATCCACCAGATTACTATGACGCGTCAG AATCCTACGCAGGAGGGTTCTTGACATTCAATCCTTCTATACCCAAGAGCTTGTTACTAGATGGAGAACATAATCTTGAATCACACTTTGATCTTGTAAATTACCAA ATCAAACAAATAAGGACTGCACTTGCTGTTACTTCATTGCTGAATCGTACATTG GTAATGCCTCCGCTCTGGTGCAGGTTGGATAGGTTATGGTTTGGACATCCTGGAATTTTGCCAGGCAGTATGACGAAACAACCTTTTATCTGTCCTTTGGATCATGTGTTTGAG GTTAAGACAATGTTGAACGAATTGCCAGAGGACGAATTTGGACCACCGATCAGAATTAGGGAGTATTCTTTATTTGCGAATCCATCCATGCCCAAGAAG GTGAAGGAATCATGGCTTGATGTAAATTTTTGTCAAGAGGGGTCACGAGGTTGTGAAGTTTCAAACAGCACAAGTCAAGCGGGAGTTCTCAAATTTCCGAAGCGTAGTTCTGAAGAAACG TACAAGACTGTATTCTCATCGTTCAAAGATGTTAAAGTCATCCAGTTCTCATCCATGCAAGATGCCTTCACAGGCTTCGCTGATAAG TCAAGGGAGGACAAATTCAGGAAGCGTGTGAAGGCATATACAGGTCTTTGGTGTTGTGTGGAAAATCATACTCCAGGTCACATATTATATGACATCTATTGGGATGAAAAACCCAATTGGAAACCTAAACCACCTCAAACTCCAGAAGAAGATCACCACCTGCTTTAA